TAAGCAGAGCAGACCCTCCACCCACAGGCAGCTCCTAATAGGAGAGAGgtaaacagttctgcagagctggATTCTGGGTCAGTCCAGACATTAATccctcctgggggggggggggggggggggggacgcccTCATACAGTCAGCTTGCAGTGACACAGCTCTTTGTAGATCTGACGTCTAAGTTTGGGCATATCCTGCTGGCCGAACGAGAACGGGAGACCAAGCGCCAGGTACTTGCAGTACTAAcagaaagaaatagaaataaggtaaaaaataatttacccCCCAATCATAAAATTCCCAAGGTTCACAGGGTATTGTGGCCACTCTCACCTGCAATACAAACGCCCCACAATCACTGTCGTTATTCTGTCTTGCAATGttctgaaaggaaaaacataagcCATTAGAAGGAGGAACGTAACCGGAAGTGGGAAGCCATTCTATGTCCCATATCTCACCATCTTGAATAAGCCCTTCCAACCGTTGGCAAACTCTGGCAGGTTCTTCTTAATGGCCTCAGCCTGGAGATATTTGGCTATGTGCTGCGAAGGAGAATGTTCAGTTAAAGTGGATACGATTGGACATTTCACAAATGAGCTTTATGGCTTCAGTATGAAAGAAAATGGGAGTTTGTAAAGTGAATTTTCATGTTCTGGAATGATTGACTCTTCGGTCGCTAGTAATCTGTAGTATCTTTAGTGAGGTACTCAATCAAGCATGTATGGGAATGATTGCAGTAAGCTGGGAAGCTATGTTCATAAGATCTGGAAAAGTAAAACAATGCTACGTGTTGGTGTATTGCTTTCCTGCTGTGTAATGGCCAACGCTAGGGGCCAGCCATTGTAAGCTAGGATGTGTAATGGCCAACGCTAGGGGCCAGCCATTGTAAGCTAGGATGTGTAATGGCCAACGCTAGGGGCCAGCCATTGTAAGCTAGGATGTGTAATAGCCAACGCTAGGAGCCAGCCATTGTAAGCTAGGATGTGTAATGGCCAACGTTAGGGGCCAGCCATTGTAAGCTAGGATGTGTAATGGCCAACGCTAGGGGCCAGCCATTGTAAGCTAGGATGTGTAATAGCCAACGCTAGGGGCCAGCCACTGTAAGCTAGGATGTGTAATAGCCAACGCTAGGGGCCAGCCATTGTAAGCTAGGATGTGTAATAGCCAACGCTAGGGGCCAGCCATTGTAAGCTAGGATGTGTAATAGCCAACGCTAGGAGCCAGCCATTGTAAGCTAGGATGTGTAATAGCCAACGCTAGGGGCCAGCCACTGTAAGCTAGGATGTGTAATAGCCAACGCTAGGGGCCAGCCACTGTAAGCTGGGATGTGTAATAGCCAACGCTAGGGGCCAGCCATTGTAAGCTAGGATGTGTAATAGCCAACGCTAGGGGCCAGCCATTGTAAGCTAGGATGTGTAATAGCCAACGCTAGGAGCCAGCCATTGTAAGCTAGGATGTGTAATAGCCAACGCTAGGAGCCAGCCATTGTAAGCTAGGATGGATAATAGCCAACACTAGGAGCCAGCCATTGTAAGCTAGGATGTTTAATAGCCAAAGCTAGGAGCCAGCCATTGTAAGCTAGGATGTGTAATAGCCAACGCTAGGGGCCAGCCATTGTAAGCTAGGATGTGTAATAGCCAACGCTAGGAGCCAGCCATTGTAAGCTAGGATGTGTAATAGCCAACGCTAGGAGCCAGCCATTGTAAGCTAGGATGTGTAATGGCCAAAGCTAGGAGCCAGCCATTGTAAGCTAGGATGTGTAATAGCCAACGCTATGGGCCAGCCACTGTAAGCTAGGATGTGTAATAGCCAACGCTAGGGGCCAGCCTTTGTAAGCTAGGATGTGTAATGGCCAAAGCTAGGGGCCAGCCATTGTAAGCTAGGATGTGTAATGGCCAACGCTAGGGGCCAGCTATTGTAAGCTAGGATGTGTAATGGCCAACGCTAGGGGCCAGCCATTGTAAGCTAGGATGTGTAATAGCCAAAGCTAGGAGCCAGCCATTGTAAGCTAGGATGTGTAATAGCCAACGCTAGGGGCCAGCCATTGTAAGCTAGGATGTGTAATGGCCAAAGCTAGGAGCCAGCCATTGTAAGCTAGGATGTGTAATGGCCAAAGCTAGGGGCCAGCCATTGTAAGCTAGGATGTGTAATGGCCAACGCTAGGGGCCAGCTATTGTAAGCTAGGATGTGTAATGGCCAACGCTAGGGGCCAGCTATTGTAAGCTAGGATGTGTAATGGCCATTGCTAGGGCCAGCCTTTGTAAGCTAGGATGTGTAATAGCCAACGCTAGGAGCCAGCCATTGTAAGCTAGGATGTGTAATGGCCAACGCTAGGGGCCAGCCATTGTAAGCTAGGATGTGTAATGGCCAACACTAGGGGCCAGCCATTGTAAGCTAGGATGTGCAATGGCCAACACTAGGAGCCAGCCATTATAAGCTAGGATGTGCAATTGCCAACACTAGGAGCCAGCCATTATAAGCTAGGATGTGCAATGTGCTAACCGTTACCTGAAGGGCAATTACTGCTGAAAAATTCAAAACTCAGTGTTACAGCCTTGTGCGACGGCTATACAAGCTGGGTGGGTTTACCTTCGGGCAACGTCTGTTCAGCGTGCGCTGGGAATCAAAGTAAGTGACTGTTCGTCTGGAAACATCCACACACACCAGGGACCAGTGAACCTCCAAGTGGATGGGAATTAGGAGCAGTTGTTTGTTAAATATTTCAACCTGGTGAAAGAAGACGGGACAAAAATCAGTCACAAGGAATGGACCAAAACGGTCTGGGCACCGGGCAGGTATATtgcagagggggagtgggggtAGTAAGGCGGAGCAGGTTTATGCAGGCAGGCAGATTGCAGGAGAAGATGGTTCATGAGGAGTACAGGCAGACGGAGCACTAGAGAGAATAAGTTCACGTAGGTGACAGTTACACAGAGAGGGGTGGAGTAGATAACACTGGTCAGATCTAAGAGATAGCAGGTATGAGTAGGAAATTAGGTGGTGGGAAGTAGAGACAGTACAAGtggaaaacatgcttacatttttaGTCCAGCGCTTAACTCCTTCATATCCTTTTGTTCGCAGCTTGTCATAGAAGAAGCTATTGAAGAAGTGAACCTGTGGAATGCCATGTCATATTAAGTCAAACAAAGGTACCCTGACCTCCCCACCAGCAGCAACAGAACACATGGACATCTTGACCTCCCCATCAGCAGCAACAGAACACGTGGACCCCCTGACCTCTCCACCAGCAGCAACAGAACTCACAGACCCCTTGACCTCCCCACCAGCAGTACACGTGAACCCCCTGACCTTCCCAACATAAGCAACATAACACGTGGACCACCTGGCCTCCCAACCAGCAGCAACAGAACACATGGACCCCTGACCTTCCAACAACAACAGAATCACGGACactatgcccaaatcagttcctagaagggcaatacatcccagggccatagtcgcagggcaggaggctggcaaacaggcccctccaaaaaccagtggcgaggtcactttcgccacaatgaACCCCATGACCTCCCCACCAGCAGCAACAGAACATGTGGACCCCCTGACCTCCCCAACAGCACTGACAAATTCCAAAACAATCATTCTAGGATTTAAAGGAGCATTCTAAGCATCAAagcaactttaccttaatgaagcaattttggtgtataattGGTGTATACATCACACCCATGCCATCTCAcggcttaattctctgccatttaggtgttaaatcacttaaGTCCAACCCAGACCTCCCTTGCCTGAGACTCCGTCTCCCTACACACTCCATGAAAAATGGTTAGAATATTTCTTTACCTTTCCTTATGACAGAGTGTGTTTAATGTAGACTTGCTTATTTCCTACTAAagtgtcctgtgtgtgtttaGAGTTCAATTCAAAGTCCATGAAAAATAAAACTTCTTAAATAAACACATTGTGCTGTAAGATggcattgaaaattaaaccattttgtgactaggactgcataaactaCAGTGCTGTaactcaaatggcagataattggacAATGAGACTGCAAGGGAATGAGctatacaccataactacttcaataaACTAAATctgttttggtgcttacagtgtaAAAAAAGATATACTAACCTTGTCTGGTACAGCATCCATTACTAAATCTCCGTACATGTTCATTACctaaaagaaacatttaaatcaCTGCCTTTTCCAATTTTTTTGCAGAGAATTGGGAACAGGTTTATGaactcccacacacagctctgtcactacccctccatcctgccctgcagctctctctgctattcctgtactgaccccacacacagctgtcactgcacctccatcctgccctgcagctctctctgctattcctgtactgaccccacacacagctctgtcactgcacctccatcctgccctgcagctctctctgctattcctgtactgaccccacacacagttcTGTCACtgaacctccatcctgccctgcagctctctctgctattcctgtactgaccccacacacagctctgttactgcacctccatcctgccctgcagctctctctgctattcctgtactgaccccacacacagctctgtcactacccctccaccctgccctgcagctctctctgctattcctgtactgaccccccacacagctgtcactacccctccatcctgccctgcagctctctctgctattcctgtactgacaccCCACACAGCTCTgttactgcacctccatcctgccctgcagctctctctgctattcctgtactgaccccacacacagctttgtcactgcacctccatcctgccgcGCAGCCCTGTTTGAGTACCTGGTCATTGAGCCAGTTCTGTCCATACAGAGTCCCCAAATCGTCCATGCTTAGAACATGTCTCTTGTATGTAACACGGAAGCTGCGTACCAAGGCGTTCCCAGGAAGACGCTGGTATGATTGGATTAAATGCTGCACAACTACTTTCCTGAAGAAAGCAGAagaaattgtttaaaatataagGGTTCAATCAATCCACATCTCTCTTATAACATAAGACTaagtaacaaaaagaaaaaaatatataaacctttTCATAAAATCAGCATTTTCAAACTGTAGCTTTGTCTATAAATAAGTGGCATTCTCTCTGCTCACTATAACAACATGTAAGGATCTTCCTCCTGCCCAGAGATGGTATTTTACTCACGGTTTCTCTAGCCTAGATTTATTACAATACGTAGTCCATAAAGATACTGAAAAGCTTTGCTTTTCGAATGCCAGGAGCCCTCGGACATGTTCTGCCAATACCATGTGTGGTGCTAGGACTATTAAACATCGTGACAGTCTCCCAACCGCTGGTTATTTGCCGGACATAGCATGGTGACATAGCATACCTTGCAGGTGTAGAAAACGATTGTTGAAAAACATCTTCAAGCTTTTCCAAGACCTCCTCGGTTCCAACAGGTATGAGGCTCCCATATGTATGGAGAAACTGGTCCAGAAAACCTATTGGACAAGGTGTATGCTAAAAACGAGGAATAGGACAGAATGGACAAAGCTGGCATTGGATACTGGAGGCATTGCTAAGTACAGGAGGAATAAAGGTCAAGGCTGGTACTGGGGGTATGAATGAGAAGGATAGAAAAGGACAACACTGCTGCCAGGCACGGAGAGGGAAAAACCATAGAAAAGACAAGGCTAGTGATGGAACCTGGATAACACTAGTAGAGCTAGAAAGAATGGAAAGTGGGGAAGGCCGCCGctagtactggagggccaggggaaggctgccgccgccgctagtactggagggccaggggaaggctgccgccgccgctagtactggagggccaggggaaggctgccgcgccgccgctagtactggagggccaggggaaggctgccgcgccgccgctagtactggagggccaggggaaggctgccgcgccgccgctagtactggagggccaggggaaggctgccgcgccgccgctagtactggagggccaggggaaggctgccgcgccgccgctagtactggagggccaggggaaggctgccgcgccgccgctagtactggagggccaggggaaggctgccgcgccgccgctagtactggagggccaggggaaggctgccgcgccgccgctagtactggagggccaggggaaggctgccgccgccgctagtactggagggccaggggaaggctgccgctagtactggagggccaggggaaggctgccgctagtactggagggccaggggaaggctgccgccgccgctaatactggagggccaggggaaggctgccgccgccgctaatactggagggccaggggaaggccgccgccgccgctagtactggagggccaggggaaggccgccgccgccgctagtactggagggccaggggaaggccgccgccgccgctagtactggagggccaggggaaggccgccgctagtactggagggccaggggaaggccgccgctagtactggagggccaggggaaggccgccgctagtactggagggccaggggaaggccgccgctagtactggagggccaggggaaggccgccgctagtactggagggccaggggaaggccgccgctagtactggagggccaggggaaggccgccgctagtactggagggccaggggaaggccgccgctagtactggagggccaggggaaggccgccgctagtactggagggccaggggaaggccgccgctagtactggagggccaggggaaggccgccgctagtactggagggccaggggaaggccgccgctagtactggagggccaggggaaggccgccgctagtactggagggccaggggaaggccgccgctagtactggagggccaggggaaggccgccgctagtactggagggccaggggaaggctgccgccgccgctagtactggagggccaggggaaggctgccgccgcagctagtactggagggccaggggaaggctgccgccgccgctaatactggagggccaggggaaggctgccgccgccgctaatactggagggccaggggaaggctgccgccgccgctaatactggagggccaggggaaggctgccgccgccgctaatactggagggccaggggaaggctgccgccgccgctagtactggagggccaggggaaggctgccgccgccgctagtactggagggccaggggaaggccgccgctagtactggagggccaggggaaggccgccgctagtactggagagccaggggaaggctgccgctagtactggagggccaggggaaggctgccgctagtactggagggccaggggaaggctgccgccgccgctagtactggagggccaggggaaggctgccgccgccgctagtactggagggccaggggaaggctgccgccgccgctaatactggagggccaggggaaggctgccgccgccgctaatactggagggccaggggaaggctgccgccgccgctaatactggagggccaggggaaggctgccgccgccgctaatactggagggccaggggaaggctgccgccgccgctagtactggagggccaggggaaggctgccgccgccgctagtactggagggccaggggaaggctgccgccgccgctagtactggagggccaggggaaggctgccgccgccgctagtactggagggccaggggaaggctgccgccgccgctagtactggagggccaggggaaggctgccgccgccgctagtactggagggccaggggaaggctgccgccgccgccgctagtactggagggccaggggaaggctgccgccgccgctagtactggagggccaggggaaggctgccgccgccgccgccgctagtactggagggccaggggaaggctgccgccgccgccgctagtactggagggccaggggaaggctgccgccgctagtactggagggccaggggaaggctgccgccgccgccgctagtactggagggccaggggaaggctgccgccgccgctagtactggagggccaggggaaggctgccgccgccgccgctagtactggagggccaggggaaggctgccgccgccgccgccgctagtactggagggccaggggaaggctgccgccgccgctagtactggagggccaggggaaggctgccgccgccgccgctaatactggagggccaggggaaggctgccgccgccgctaatactggagggccaggggaaggctgccgccgccgctaatactggagggccaggggaaggctgccgccgccgctagtactggagggccaggggaaggctgccgccgccgccgccgctagtactggagggccaggggaaggctgccgccgccgccgctagtactggagggccaggggaaggctgccgccgccgccgctagtactggagggccaggggaaggctgccgccGCCGCTAGTACAGGCgggccaggggaaggctgccgccgccgccgccgctaatactggagggccaggggaaggctgccgccgccgctaatactggagggccaggggaaggctgccgccgccgctaatactggagggccaggggaaggctgccgccgccgctaatactggagggccaggggaaggctgccgccgccgctagtactggagggccaggggaaggctgccgccgccgctagtactggagggccaggggaaggccgccgctagtactggagggccaggggaaggccGCCGCTAGTACTGGAGAGCCAGGGGAAGGCCGCCGCTAGTACTGGAGAGCCAGGGGAAGGCCGCCGctagtactggagggccaggggaaggctgccgccgccgctagtactggagggccaggggaaggctgccgccgccgctagtactggagggccaggggaaggctgccgccgccgctagtactggagggccaggggaaggccgccgctagtactggagggccaggggaaggccgccgctagtactggagggccaggggaaggccgccgctagtactggagggccaggggaaggccGCCGCTAGTACTGGAGGGCATGGGGAAGGCCGCCGctagtactggagggccaggggaaggccgccgctagtactggagggccaggggaaggccgccgctagtactggagggccaggggaaggccGCCGCTAGTACTGGAGAGCCAGGGGAAGGCCGCCGctagtactggagggccaggggaaggctgccgccgccgctagtactggagggccaggggaaggctgccgccgcagctagtactggagggccaggggaaggctgccgccgccgctaatactggagggccaggggaaggctgccgccgccgctaatactggagggccaggggaaggctgccgccgccgctaatactggaggg
This Pelobates fuscus isolate aPelFus1 chromosome 3, aPelFus1.pri, whole genome shotgun sequence DNA region includes the following protein-coding sequences:
- the SENP3 gene encoding sentrin-specific protease 3, with the translated sequence MRHTPVQRHLPPFSLLPPGRRDKLFQGRSEERWRPEEDDEEEEMSFRSCTPPPRQHRGRRQKLRALRALYLRLYKRSVTLPFYWKLWGGLGVRRRRPVFRRREGGGSVGIEVRKTQHVEGILETGSEANYLAETSGPPPGLPNGFSPLPSEHGSILITNVCSMGNQDSHTSNGPHAQDDLSPPPEKEPPAALTEEHVACVQSFLDQFLHTYGSLIPVGTEEVLEKLEDVFQQSFSTPARKVVVQHLIQSYQRLPGNALVRSFRVTYKRHVLSMDDLGTLYGQNWLNDQVMNMYGDLVMDAVPDKVHFFNSFFYDKLRTKGYEGVKRWTKNVEIFNKQLLLIPIHLEVHWSLVCVDVSRRTVTYFDSQRTLNRRCPKHIAKYLQAEAIKKNLPEFANGWKGLFKMNIARQNNDSDCGAFVLQYCKYLALGLPFSFGQQDMPKLRRQIYKELCHCKLTV